From the Chloroflexus aurantiacus J-10-fl genome, one window contains:
- a CDS encoding spermidine synthase encodes MAQETLPSHETATVDDRLLLTVVFLAGIGTLGIEMVMPRMLAPFFGTSQPIWAVVIGMTLVYLAIGYRLGGALADRRPDWRLLFQLIGWAGLSCAIIPFIARPILGLAQGALRNVAAGGFLAALIGVIILFAVPVILMAMVGPFAIRLQLRRADDVEHAGRTAGTISALSTIGSIAGTFLTVLVLIPAIGVTSTLFLFAGFLVVLSLIGLRDPRRLFLVLTVILLAGAYQLNTGAIKAADCRNCRLIAEFESDYNYIQVAEQEVTYSDGVVDRRRVLILNEGLALHSIYRLKYRETGDPLDLLTDGGPWDYFSVAPYLYPNTRPEDVRSLALLGAAAGSIAQQFLAIYGPDTVIDAVEIDRKISDVGRRYFDMADGTAQAPYFTTYNEDARYWLATTDRQYDVIGMDAYHQPYIPFHLTTVEFFREVRAKLTPRGVAVVNAGRPASGDDRLVNALASTMIAVFPQVYIIDTRFSNAILIGVNQPVGDGVINFIENATQIDEPALQLVMYWSLYEGSFGPLREFTPAMAQFQPFTDDHAPVEQLIDGLIFSEVGRIDR; translated from the coding sequence ATGGCTCAGGAAACGTTACCCTCGCACGAGACTGCAACAGTAGATGATCGGTTGCTCTTGACCGTCGTGTTTCTCGCCGGGATTGGCACGCTCGGTATCGAGATGGTGATGCCGCGCATGCTGGCACCCTTCTTCGGCACTTCACAACCGATCTGGGCAGTCGTTATCGGCATGACCCTGGTCTACCTGGCGATAGGCTATCGTCTGGGTGGTGCATTGGCCGACCGCCGGCCAGACTGGCGATTGTTGTTTCAACTCATTGGCTGGGCCGGGCTGAGTTGCGCAATCATTCCCTTCATCGCCCGTCCAATCCTCGGGCTGGCTCAGGGCGCACTACGGAACGTCGCTGCTGGCGGTTTTCTGGCAGCGCTGATCGGGGTTATCATTCTCTTTGCGGTGCCGGTCATTCTGATGGCCATGGTTGGCCCTTTTGCGATCCGGTTGCAGTTGCGGCGGGCCGACGATGTTGAACATGCCGGACGGACAGCCGGTACCATCTCGGCGCTCTCAACAATTGGCTCTATTGCCGGTACCTTCCTGACGGTGCTGGTGCTGATTCCGGCGATTGGTGTCACCAGCACGCTCTTTCTCTTTGCCGGCTTTCTGGTAGTTCTGAGTTTGATCGGTTTACGCGATCCGCGACGCTTATTCCTGGTGTTGACGGTCATCTTACTGGCCGGAGCGTATCAACTCAACACCGGTGCAATTAAAGCTGCTGATTGTCGTAATTGCCGGTTAATTGCCGAATTTGAGTCGGATTACAACTACATTCAGGTTGCTGAGCAGGAAGTAACCTACAGTGACGGCGTGGTTGATCGGCGGCGGGTCTTGATCCTCAACGAAGGGCTGGCGTTACATTCCATTTACCGGCTCAAATACCGCGAAACGGGGGATCCGCTCGATCTCCTCACCGATGGTGGGCCGTGGGATTACTTCAGCGTTGCACCGTACCTCTACCCCAATACCCGGCCAGAGGATGTGCGTTCACTGGCGTTGCTCGGTGCTGCCGCGGGGAGTATTGCCCAGCAATTTCTGGCTATCTATGGCCCTGATACCGTCATTGATGCGGTAGAGATTGATCGGAAGATCAGTGACGTGGGCAGGCGCTACTTCGACATGGCTGATGGTACGGCCCAGGCACCCTACTTCACCACCTACAACGAAGACGCGCGCTACTGGCTGGCAACCACCGACCGCCAATACGACGTGATTGGGATGGATGCCTACCACCAGCCGTACATTCCATTTCACCTTACCACCGTCGAATTCTTTCGTGAAGTCAGAGCGAAACTCACTCCTCGTGGCGTTGCGGTCGTGAATGCCGGGAGACCGGCGAGCGGTGATGACCGGCTGGTCAATGCGCTGGCTTCAACAATGATCGCCGTCTTTCCACAGGTGTATATTATCGACACCCGCTTCAGTAATGCGATCTTAATCGGGGTGAATCAGCCGGTTGGCGATGGGGTGATCAACTTTATCGAAAATGCCACCCAGATCGACGAACCAGCGCTGCAACTGGTGATGTATTGGTCGTTGTACGAAGGGAGTTTCGGGCCACTACGTGAATTCACTCCGGCGATGGCGCAATTCCAACCCTTCACCGACGATCACGCACCGGTTGAACAACTGATTGACGGTTTAATCTTCAGTGAGGTAGGGAGAATAGATCGGTAA
- a CDS encoding HNH endonuclease: protein MAQRVLVLNASYEPLQLISVRRALILLLQEKAELVEAAMQQLRAQSVTYSVPLVIRLVRYIRIPRQLRLPCSRRAVFARDRETCQYCGQQPGRNNLTMDHVIPRSQGGQTTWENVVTACRDCNHRKGGRTPEQANMVLLSTPRQPQYLAFALLGELERHDVWRKYAYT from the coding sequence TTGGCACAGCGAGTTCTCGTTCTCAACGCAAGTTACGAGCCACTGCAACTAATTTCAGTTCGCCGTGCGCTTATCCTCCTTCTGCAAGAAAAGGCTGAGCTTGTCGAAGCTGCCATGCAGCAGTTGCGGGCGCAATCCGTGACCTACAGTGTGCCGCTGGTTATTCGGCTGGTACGCTACATTCGGATTCCGCGCCAGCTCAGGCTCCCCTGTTCGCGGCGGGCAGTTTTTGCCCGTGATCGTGAGACCTGTCAGTATTGTGGGCAGCAACCCGGACGGAACAATCTTACGATGGATCACGTTATTCCACGCTCGCAAGGAGGTCAGACCACCTGGGAGAATGTGGTGACGGCGTGTCGTGATTGTAATCACCGCAAGGGTGGGCGTACTCCCGAACAGGCCAACATGGTACTGCTCTCGACACCGCGCCAGCCGCAGTATCTGGCGTTTGCCCTGCTCGGCGAGCTGGAACGGCACGATGTCTGGCGAAAGTATGCCTACACCTAA
- a CDS encoding YraN family protein, translating into MPTPKRRLGEVGEQAAAAYLERCGYTIIARNWRCRDGEIDLVAREGDQIVFVEVRTRHDQHALETITLAKQQRLVALAYHYLSAHDLPATTRWRIDVIALTARGGRIVDYDHVIAAVGED; encoded by the coding sequence ATGCCTACACCTAAGCGTCGGTTAGGCGAAGTTGGTGAACAGGCGGCAGCAGCGTATCTGGAACGATGCGGATATACAATCATCGCTCGTAACTGGCGCTGCCGGGATGGTGAGATCGATCTGGTTGCCCGTGAAGGCGACCAGATCGTTTTTGTTGAGGTTCGTACCCGTCACGATCAGCACGCGCTGGAGACGATTACGCTGGCAAAACAGCAACGTCTGGTTGCGCTGGCGTATCACTATCTTTCGGCGCATGATCTACCCGCCACGACCCGCTGGCGGATCGACGTGATCGCGCTTACCGCTCGCGGTGGGAGGATTGTTGATTACGATCACGTGATTGCCGCTGTGGGTGAGGATTAG
- a CDS encoding helicase-related protein, whose amino-acid sequence MLALDDLKPGVTIRGILPDTPVTVVSVQWYGTEALTLVYRDPSGKVADQLLYRSDEARLELVEQGRPWSFDGDGSLFRLVAEAHRIRLAYLFDPLLAVHTSLVEPLPHQITAVYEAMLPRQPLRFLLADDPGAGKTIMAGLLMKELIARGDLQRCLVICPGNLVEQWQDELDRRFHLPFEILTNDGLEAARTGNWFLEHPLVIARLDKLARDEQAQAKLAAPDNRYDLVVIDEAHKLSASFFGGEIKYTKRYQLGQLVSRLTRHFLLMTATPHNGKEADFQLFLALLDADRFEGRFRDGVHQVDVSDLMRRMTKEHLLKFDGTPLFPERIAYTVPYRLSAEEARLYHDVTTYVREEFNRADALQNDRRSGTVGFALTILQRRLASSPEAIYQSLRRRRERLERRLRELELEQREVQVTSSMPDLSREDIDELEEAPESELAQIEEDVLDQATAARTIAELRREIDTLRALEVQADAVRRQGVDTKWRELSALLGEIFTPAALAPQIAEAHTPYDADGAPKPKPSPTQKLVVFTEHRDTLTYLERKINGLFGRPDAVVVIHGGMGREERRKAQEQFLHDPAVRVLVATDAAGEGINLQRAHLMVNYDLPWNPNRLEQRFGRIHRIGQTEVCFLWNLVADETREGDVYRRLLDKLEEARRALGGKVFDVLGKLQFDGRPLRDLMIEAIRYGDQPEVRARLSQVVENAVDKERLQALLEERALAHDVMDVSRVARIRVEMERAAARRLQPHYIESFFLAAFRRLGGTVREREPRRYEVTHVPAVVRNRNRQIGSGNPVLPRYERICFEKDLIAPMGRPLAAFVCPGHPLLDAVIDLTLEQHRDLLKRGAILVDERDVGREPRVLCIVEHAIQDASLLPSGERRTVSRRMLAVEIDAHGRTRHLQYAPYLDYRPLAADEPDAATILAHPDVAWVTHDLEQRVMQDVIAQMVPEHIREVRERRLAWIAKTRAAVQDRLTKEIIYWDRRAEEWKLDEQAGKRNARLNWQEARKRADDLEIRLKQRMDELDRESQLSPLPPVLVGGALIIPRGLLDALTGRSSTIPSQPTDTQAIAARARAIVMEIERSLGYEPSDREWDRLGYDIESRDPRTGRLRFIEVKGRRADADTITVTRNEILTALNKPDDYILALVSFQPDDRYQVRYIRHPFRREPDFGVTSVQYQVTELLSRGEEPQ is encoded by the coding sequence TTGCTGGCGCTCGATGATTTGAAACCTGGGGTGACGATTCGCGGTATTCTGCCCGATACGCCGGTGACGGTGGTGAGTGTACAGTGGTACGGGACGGAGGCGTTGACGCTGGTGTATCGCGATCCCAGCGGGAAGGTGGCCGATCAGTTGCTGTATCGCAGTGATGAAGCGCGCCTGGAGCTGGTTGAGCAGGGGCGACCCTGGAGTTTTGATGGCGATGGATCGCTCTTTCGGCTGGTCGCTGAGGCACATCGGATTCGGCTGGCTTATCTGTTCGATCCGCTGCTGGCCGTGCATACGTCGCTGGTGGAACCGTTGCCGCATCAGATTACCGCTGTCTATGAGGCGATGTTGCCGCGCCAGCCGTTGCGCTTTTTGTTGGCCGATGACCCCGGCGCCGGGAAGACGATTATGGCCGGGTTGTTGATGAAGGAGTTGATCGCCCGCGGTGATTTGCAACGCTGTCTGGTTATCTGTCCCGGTAATCTGGTTGAGCAGTGGCAGGATGAACTCGACCGCCGGTTCCATTTGCCGTTCGAGATTCTGACCAACGATGGTCTGGAAGCGGCCCGCACCGGGAACTGGTTTTTGGAACATCCGCTGGTGATCGCCCGCCTCGATAAGCTGGCCCGCGATGAACAGGCGCAGGCGAAGCTCGCTGCTCCTGATAACCGCTACGATCTGGTGGTGATCGATGAGGCGCATAAGCTGTCGGCCAGCTTCTTCGGCGGTGAGATTAAGTACACCAAACGCTATCAGCTCGGTCAGCTCGTTTCTCGTCTGACCCGGCATTTTCTGCTGATGACGGCCACACCGCACAACGGCAAGGAAGCGGATTTTCAGCTCTTTCTTGCGCTGCTTGATGCTGATCGGTTTGAGGGTCGTTTCCGCGATGGTGTCCATCAGGTTGATGTCTCCGATTTGATGCGGCGGATGACGAAAGAGCATCTGCTGAAGTTTGATGGGACGCCGCTCTTTCCGGAGCGAATTGCCTACACCGTGCCGTACCGTCTCTCTGCTGAGGAGGCGCGGCTGTACCACGACGTGACGACCTATGTGCGCGAGGAATTTAACCGCGCCGATGCATTGCAAAATGACCGCCGATCAGGGACGGTGGGGTTTGCCCTGACTATTCTGCAGCGGCGACTGGCTTCGTCACCAGAAGCGATTTATCAATCGCTGCGGCGCCGGCGTGAGCGGTTGGAGCGGCGTCTGCGCGAGCTGGAGCTGGAACAACGTGAGGTGCAGGTCACCAGTTCGATGCCCGATCTCAGTCGGGAAGATATTGACGAACTCGAAGAGGCGCCTGAGAGTGAGCTGGCACAGATTGAGGAGGATGTGCTCGATCAGGCGACGGCAGCACGCACGATTGCTGAGTTGCGGCGTGAGATTGATACGTTGAGGGCGCTGGAGGTGCAGGCTGATGCGGTGCGTCGCCAGGGGGTTGATACCAAGTGGCGCGAGTTGTCGGCGCTGCTCGGTGAGATTTTTACGCCCGCTGCGCTCGCGCCGCAGATCGCCGAGGCGCATACGCCGTATGATGCCGATGGTGCTCCGAAGCCGAAACCGTCGCCGACGCAGAAGCTGGTTGTCTTTACCGAGCACCGTGATACGCTAACCTACCTGGAGCGGAAGATCAACGGTTTGTTCGGTCGGCCAGATGCGGTTGTGGTGATCCACGGTGGGATGGGGCGCGAGGAGCGCCGGAAGGCGCAGGAGCAGTTTCTGCACGATCCCGCTGTGCGGGTGCTGGTGGCGACCGATGCCGCCGGTGAAGGGATTAATCTGCAACGCGCTCATTTGATGGTGAATTACGATCTGCCCTGGAACCCGAACCGGCTGGAGCAACGCTTTGGCCGGATTCATCGTATCGGGCAGACCGAGGTCTGTTTCCTGTGGAATCTGGTGGCCGATGAGACCCGCGAAGGCGATGTGTACCGCCGTCTGCTCGATAAGCTGGAAGAGGCGCGGCGGGCGCTCGGTGGCAAGGTCTTCGACGTGCTCGGTAAGCTCCAGTTCGACGGTCGCCCGCTGCGCGATCTGATGATCGAGGCGATCCGCTACGGTGATCAGCCGGAGGTGCGCGCCCGGCTGTCGCAGGTAGTTGAAAACGCCGTGGATAAGGAGCGGTTGCAGGCGTTGCTGGAAGAGCGGGCGCTGGCCCACGATGTGATGGATGTCAGTCGGGTGGCCCGTATCCGGGTAGAGATGGAGCGGGCGGCAGCGCGGCGGCTACAACCGCATTACATTGAGTCGTTCTTTCTCGCGGCGTTTCGCCGGCTCGGCGGTACGGTGCGCGAACGCGAACCCCGGCGCTACGAGGTAACTCACGTGCCGGCAGTGGTACGCAATCGCAATCGCCAGATCGGGAGCGGTAATCCGGTGCTCCCGCGCTACGAGCGCATCTGCTTCGAGAAAGATCTTATCGCCCCGATGGGTCGCCCACTGGCTGCCTTCGTGTGCCCCGGTCATCCGCTGCTCGATGCTGTGATTGACCTGACGCTCGAACAGCACCGTGATCTGCTCAAGCGTGGTGCGATCCTGGTTGATGAGCGGGATGTCGGGCGCGAACCACGGGTGCTCTGCATCGTCGAACATGCCATTCAGGACGCCAGCCTGCTGCCGTCGGGCGAGCGGCGGACGGTGTCGCGCCGGATGCTGGCGGTCGAAATTGATGCCCACGGTCGTACCCGGCATCTCCAGTATGCGCCGTACCTCGACTACCGCCCACTCGCTGCCGACGAACCCGATGCTGCAACCATACTGGCGCACCCTGATGTGGCCTGGGTGACGCATGATCTGGAGCAGCGGGTGATGCAGGATGTGATTGCGCAGATGGTGCCTGAACACATCCGCGAGGTGCGCGAGCGACGGCTGGCCTGGATTGCGAAGACGCGGGCTGCCGTGCAGGATCGGCTGACCAAAGAGATTATCTACTGGGATCGTCGCGCCGAGGAATGGAAACTGGACGAGCAGGCCGGAAAACGGAATGCCCGGCTTAACTGGCAAGAGGCGCGGAAGCGAGCCGACGATCTTGAAATCCGGCTCAAACAGCGGATGGATGAGCTTGATCGCGAGTCCCAACTCTCGCCCCTACCGCCCGTGCTGGTTGGTGGGGCGCTGATTATCCCGCGTGGGCTGCTGGACGCGCTAACCGGTCGGTCATCCACCATCCCATCCCAACCGACGGATACGCAGGCGATTGCGGCGCGGGCGCGTGCCATTGTGATGGAGATCGAGCGCAGCCTGGGCTACGAGCCATCGGATCGGGAATGGGACCGGCTCGGCTACGATATTGAAAGCCGCGACCCGCGCACCGGTCGGCTGCGCTTCATTGAAGTCAAGGGGCGCCGGGCCGACGCCGATACGATCACGGTGACCCGAAACGAGATTTTGACCGCACTCAATAAACCCGACGACTACATTCTGGCGCTGGTGAGTTTCCAGCCGGACGACCGGTATCAGGTGCGCTACATCCGCCACCCCTTCCGGCGTGAACCGGATTTCGGCGTGACCAGTGTCCAGTATCAGGTGACCGAATTGCTCAGCCGGGGAGAGGAACCACAATGA
- a CDS encoding four helix bundle protein, producing MHYKELIVWQKAMAATREVYRLVAFLPREETYGMRAQMTRAAVSIPANIAEGWTRESDKEKGQFLAIAQGSLAELETLLILCIQIGWFPETETALLNGLIDEVGRMLTTMRRHRRLE from the coding sequence ATGCATTACAAGGAACTTATCGTGTGGCAGAAGGCGATGGCAGCCACACGGGAAGTCTACCGTCTGGTAGCGTTCCTGCCACGCGAGGAGACCTACGGGATGCGAGCGCAGATGACCCGGGCAGCGGTGTCGATTCCGGCGAACATCGCCGAGGGCTGGACGCGGGAGTCGGACAAGGAGAAGGGGCAGTTTCTGGCAATCGCCCAGGGGTCACTGGCAGAATTGGAAACACTGTTGATACTTTGCATTCAGATCGGCTGGTTTCCGGAGACAGAGACAGCACTGCTGAATGGACTGATAGACGAAGTGGGCCGGATGCTGACGACCATGCGTCGTCATCGTCGGCTGGAATGA
- a CDS encoding DUF1156 domain-containing protein: protein MRDEAERRIGQLYPKVTITAELAADRPDLQPLVGQQLTVIAWLWARTVKSPNPAFAHVDVPLASTFMLSTKPGKEAYVEPVIAGDTYRFTVKVGKPRDPERVKRGTKLARGANFECLLSGMPITGDYIKAEGCAGRMGARLLAIVAEGPRGRVYLPPMPEHEEIARQAQPAWKPDLPMNRETRDLVSGRGYGFFTWADLFTPRQLVALTTFADLVGEAMERVKADYLQALGARASGAHSQQNDADAQAYAEAVGVYLALGVDRLSDRSSSICSWDTGFVKIRNTFGRQAIPMMWDYAEANVFSDSTGNFSALLEWVVEFLHVAPAKALGQAFQADAANQTISTNKIISTDPPYFDNIGYADLSDFFYVWLRRTLRSVYPDLFATVAVPKAEELVATPYRHGSKAAAERFFMDGMTTALQRLAAQAHPAFPVTIYYAFKQRETAEPGVPGELGARASGAHQEHAGETPALSGVVSTGWETFLSAVIRAGFAISGTWPMRTELSNRMLGKDTNALASSIVLVCRQRPADAPVATRRAFVQALKAELPRALRELQAGNIAPVDLAQAAIGPGMAVYSRYAQVLDAQGQPVTVREALALINQVLDETLAEQEGDFDADTRWALAWFEQYGFSEGEFGVAETLSKAKNTSVDGLVAAGILEAKRGKVRLFRPAELPADWDPARDARCTHWEVVHQLIRVLETGGEVATAALLTRLGSRAEVARELAYRLYSICERKKWADEALSYNALVQSWGEVVRLAGERAEGMSVQQGMEL from the coding sequence ATGCGCGATGAGGCCGAACGGCGGATCGGGCAGCTCTACCCAAAGGTGACAATCACGGCGGAGCTGGCGGCGGATCGGCCCGATCTGCAACCACTGGTGGGGCAGCAGCTCACGGTGATTGCCTGGCTGTGGGCACGGACGGTAAAAAGCCCCAACCCGGCGTTTGCCCACGTGGATGTGCCGCTGGCATCGACATTTATGCTCTCAACCAAACCGGGAAAGGAAGCCTACGTCGAGCCGGTCATTGCAGGTGATACCTACCGCTTCACGGTGAAGGTGGGTAAGCCCCGGGACCCGGAGCGGGTGAAGCGGGGAACGAAACTGGCCCGTGGTGCCAACTTCGAGTGCCTGCTGTCGGGGATGCCGATAACAGGGGACTACATCAAAGCTGAGGGATGTGCCGGGCGGATGGGTGCGCGGTTGCTGGCGATTGTGGCCGAGGGGCCGCGTGGGCGGGTGTATCTACCGCCGATGCCGGAGCATGAGGAGATCGCCCGCCAGGCGCAGCCGGCGTGGAAGCCGGATTTACCGATGAATAGAGAAACACGAGACCTGGTGAGTGGCCGGGGGTATGGATTTTTCACATGGGCCGACCTCTTCACCCCACGCCAGCTTGTGGCGTTGACCACGTTTGCCGACCTGGTGGGAGAGGCGATGGAGCGGGTGAAAGCCGACTACCTTCAGGCACTGGGAGCGCGCGCCTCCGGCGCACACTCCCAGCAGAACGACGCCGATGCCCAGGCTTACGCTGAGGCAGTGGGGGTGTATTTGGCGTTGGGTGTTGACAGACTCAGTGACAGATCTTCATCCATCTGTAGTTGGGATACAGGATTTGTAAAAATAAGGAATACCTTTGGTAGACAAGCTATTCCAATGATGTGGGACTATGCAGAGGCTAACGTTTTCTCAGACTCCACAGGCAACTTTAGTGCGCTTCTGGAATGGGTAGTAGAGTTTTTGCATGTTGCTCCTGCGAAAGCTCTTGGTCAGGCATTCCAGGCCGACGCCGCAAACCAAACCATCAGCACCAACAAAATCATCTCCACCGACCCGCCCTATTTCGACAACATCGGCTACGCCGACCTCTCCGACTTCTTCTACGTCTGGCTGCGCAGGACGCTGCGCTCGGTCTACCCCGATCTCTTCGCCACCGTGGCCGTGCCCAAAGCGGAGGAGCTGGTAGCCACGCCCTACCGCCACGGTAGCAAAGCCGCTGCCGAGCGGTTTTTTATGGACGGGATGACGACGGCACTCCAGCGCCTGGCTGCCCAGGCCCACCCGGCATTTCCGGTCACCATCTACTACGCCTTCAAACAGCGTGAAACGGCGGAGCCGGGAGTGCCGGGAGAGCTGGGAGCGCGCGCCTCCGGCGCGCATCAGGAACATGCGGGCGAGACCCCCGCCCTCTCAGGCGTCGTCAGCACCGGCTGGGAAACCTTCCTGTCTGCCGTCATCCGCGCCGGCTTTGCCATCAGTGGTACCTGGCCGATGCGCACGGAACTGAGCAATCGCATGCTTGGAAAGGACACCAACGCCCTGGCCTCCAGCATCGTCCTGGTCTGCCGGCAGCGTCCGGCGGATGCGCCGGTGGCGACGCGGCGCGCGTTTGTGCAGGCGCTGAAAGCGGAGTTGCCCCGTGCCCTGCGCGAGTTGCAGGCGGGCAATATTGCGCCGGTAGACCTGGCCCAGGCCGCGATTGGTCCCGGTATGGCGGTCTATTCGCGCTACGCGCAGGTGCTGGACGCGCAGGGCCAGCCGGTGACGGTGCGCGAGGCGCTGGCGCTGATCAATCAGGTGTTGGACGAGACGCTGGCCGAGCAGGAGGGTGATTTCGACGCCGATACGCGCTGGGCGCTGGCCTGGTTCGAGCAGTATGGCTTCAGCGAGGGTGAGTTTGGTGTCGCCGAGACGCTCTCGAAGGCGAAGAATACCAGTGTGGATGGGCTGGTTGCGGCGGGGATTCTGGAGGCGAAGCGGGGGAAGGTGCGGCTGTTCCGGCCCGCCGAGTTGCCCGCCGATTGGGACCCGGCCCGCGATGCGCGCTGTACGCACTGGGAGGTGGTGCATCAGCTTATCCGGGTGCTGGAGACCGGTGGGGAAGTGGCGACTGCCGCCCTGCTGACCAGGCTGGGCAGTCGGGCGGAGGTGGCCCGTGAACTGGCCTATCGCCTGTACAGCATCTGCGAGCGCAAGAAGTGGGCTGATGAGGCGTTGTCGTACAATGCGCTGGTGCAGAGCTGGGGTGAGGTGGTGCGGCTGGCGGGGGAGCGCGCTGAAGGAATGTCGGTGCAGCAGGGGATGGAGCTGTAG
- a CDS encoding AAA family ATPase, translating into MLTGVEVRHFKSWRASEWIACAPITMFFGSNSSGKTSLLQLLLLLKQTTESSDRQQVLNLGDTHSPVDAGTFPDLLHRHEQTQSLFWRIAWQLPPDLTIALPGRKNGDHLPARELAFQARIGWHQHSDSTPNLQAQASHGRAVVEEMAYQLAGYTLGMRLRDRVKQEYELYSDPAGLFSRPSRKSPRLPSPVKCYGFPDEVQKYYKHVSFLTDLEFALEQLCRRMTYLGPLREYPRRQYTWSGTPPTGVGYRGERVIEALLASRLSSDVASGTDSDQPSALETRVAEWLKTMELIADFAVRAVAPGASLFQVWVRRAQQAPEVLMTDVGFGISQMLPVITLCYYVPKGSIVILEHPEIHLHPRAQADLADVLIDAVKTRGVQIIVESHSEHLLRRLQRRIAEDVLPSDQAALYVCTTDAEGVSHIQRLHLDPYGNITNWPKDFFGDEMGDLLAMSEAAMKRQLGQV; encoded by the coding sequence ATGCTAACGGGGGTTGAGGTGCGTCATTTCAAGTCGTGGCGTGCAAGCGAATGGATCGCGTGTGCCCCGATCACGATGTTCTTCGGCAGTAATAGCTCAGGTAAAACCAGTCTGCTTCAGCTTCTCCTCTTACTGAAGCAGACAACCGAGTCATCGGATCGGCAACAGGTGCTGAACCTTGGCGATACGCACAGTCCGGTTGATGCAGGTACATTTCCCGATCTGCTGCATCGACACGAGCAAACACAATCGCTCTTCTGGCGGATCGCGTGGCAATTGCCACCAGACCTGACGATTGCACTACCGGGACGGAAGAACGGTGACCATCTTCCCGCACGAGAACTTGCATTTCAGGCGCGTATCGGATGGCATCAGCATAGCGACAGTACGCCGAACCTGCAAGCTCAGGCATCCCACGGTCGCGCAGTAGTTGAGGAGATGGCGTATCAACTTGCCGGTTATACGCTGGGTATGCGTTTGCGAGATCGGGTAAAGCAGGAGTATGAGCTGTACAGTGACCCGGCAGGTTTGTTTAGCCGGCCTTCCCGCAAGTCCCCGCGCCTGCCGTCACCCGTGAAGTGTTACGGATTTCCGGATGAGGTACAAAAGTATTATAAACATGTGAGCTTTCTAACCGATCTTGAGTTTGCCCTGGAACAACTCTGCCGCCGTATGACGTACCTCGGCCCATTACGCGAATATCCGCGTCGGCAGTACACCTGGTCAGGCACGCCACCCACAGGTGTGGGGTATCGGGGTGAGCGCGTGATTGAGGCGCTGCTGGCCTCTCGTTTGTCTTCAGATGTCGCATCCGGCACGGATAGCGATCAACCGTCAGCGCTGGAGACAAGGGTCGCCGAATGGCTCAAAACCATGGAACTGATTGCAGATTTTGCTGTGCGTGCGGTAGCTCCGGGCGCTTCTCTCTTTCAGGTTTGGGTGCGCCGTGCTCAGCAAGCGCCGGAGGTGTTGATGACCGATGTTGGGTTTGGCATTTCCCAAATGTTACCGGTGATCACACTCTGTTACTATGTCCCAAAAGGCTCTATCGTTATTCTTGAACACCCGGAAATTCATCTCCATCCACGGGCGCAGGCAGACCTGGCCGACGTTCTCATTGATGCAGTCAAAACGCGAGGCGTGCAGATCATTGTGGAAAGCCATAGTGAGCATCTGCTACGCCGACTGCAACGTCGGATTGCGGAAGACGTGTTGCCATCCGATCAGGCTGCTCTCTATGTTTGCACAACCGATGCAGAGGGAGTGTCGCACATTCAGCGTTTGCACCTCGATCCGTATGGCAACATTACCAACTGGCCAAAGGATTTCTTCGGTGACGAGATGGGTGATCTGCTGGCAATGAGTGAAGCAGCGATGAAACGTCAGTTGGGGCAGGTGTGA